The Streptomyces sp. Alt3 genome has a segment encoding these proteins:
- a CDS encoding DUF58 domain-containing protein: MTAGAPGPVDDSDDKGGLRAALGGLTTRGRSFLAAGVAAAVCAFVLGQGDLLRVGLLLAVLPLVCVTVLYRTRYRVVGSRRLSPSRVPAGAEARVHLRMDNVSRLHTGLLMLQDRVPYVLGPRPRFVLDRVEPGGVREVSYRVRSDLRGRYPLGPLQLQLNDPFGMCELTRSFSAYDTLVVVPRTEPLPPLRLAGEASGYGDGRQRSLALAGEDDIIPRGYRHGDDLRRVHWRSTARYGELMVRREEQPQRAGCTVLLDTRRIAYQGAGPGSAFEWAVSGAASALVHMLERGFAVRLLTDEGSAAPGGDTDGFPGSIHDSAESAGLMMDTLAVVGHSDGGGLSRAHDVLRGGDEGLLVAFFGDLDEEQAAVAARMRQRSRGAVAFVLDSGDWTRGGESVAPAPASERLRLLREAGWTALAVPPGAELARLWQQAGQEDPGVRSSAAGTTTGFPGGRS; encoded by the coding sequence ATGACGGCCGGGGCACCGGGCCCCGTGGACGACAGCGACGACAAGGGCGGCCTGCGGGCCGCTCTGGGCGGTCTGACGACACGCGGCCGGTCCTTCCTGGCCGCCGGTGTGGCGGCGGCGGTCTGCGCCTTCGTGCTGGGCCAGGGCGATCTGCTCCGCGTCGGCCTGCTGCTGGCGGTGCTGCCGCTGGTCTGCGTCACCGTCCTCTACCGCACCCGCTACCGGGTGGTCGGCAGCCGGCGGCTGTCGCCGTCGCGCGTCCCGGCGGGCGCGGAGGCGCGGGTCCATCTCCGCATGGACAACGTGTCCCGGCTGCACACGGGCCTGCTCATGCTCCAGGACCGCGTCCCGTACGTCCTCGGCCCCCGGCCCCGGTTCGTCCTGGACCGGGTGGAGCCGGGAGGCGTACGGGAGGTGTCCTACCGGGTCCGCTCCGACCTGCGCGGCCGGTATCCGCTGGGGCCCCTGCAACTGCAGCTGAACGATCCGTTCGGGATGTGCGAGCTGACGCGTTCCTTCAGCGCCTACGACACCCTCGTCGTCGTCCCGCGCACGGAGCCTCTTCCACCGCTGCGGCTGGCCGGGGAGGCTTCCGGATACGGCGACGGCAGGCAGCGGTCCCTGGCGCTGGCGGGCGAGGACGACATCATTCCGCGCGGCTACCGCCACGGCGACGACCTGCGACGGGTGCACTGGCGCTCCACCGCGCGCTACGGCGAGCTGATGGTGCGTCGCGAGGAGCAGCCGCAGCGGGCGGGGTGCACGGTGCTGCTGGACACCCGGCGGATCGCCTACCAGGGCGCCGGGCCGGGATCGGCCTTCGAGTGGGCGGTGTCCGGGGCGGCGTCCGCACTGGTGCACATGCTGGAGCGGGGCTTCGCGGTCCGGCTGCTCACCGACGAGGGGAGTGCCGCACCCGGCGGGGACACCGACGGCTTCCCGGGGTCGATCCACGACTCCGCGGAATCGGCGGGCCTGATGATGGACACCCTCGCGGTCGTCGGTCATTCCGACGGGGGTGGGCTCTCCCGCGCACACGACGTGCTGCGCGGCGGCGACGAGGGGCTGTTGGTGGCGTTCTTCGGCGATCTCGACGAGGAGCAGGCGGCGGTGGCGGCCAGGATGCGGCAGCGCAGTCGCGGGGCCGTCGCGTTCGTGCTGGACAGCGGCGACTGGACACGTGGCGGGGAGAGCGTGGCTCCCGCCCCGGCCTCCGAGCGTCTTCGGCTGCTGCGTGAGGCGGGCTGGACGGCGCTGGCGGTGCCCCCCGGTGCGGAGCTCGCCCGCCTCTGGCAGCAGGCGGGCCAGGAGGACCCCGGCGTGCGGTCCTCCGCGGCCGGAACGACGACAGGGTTCCCCGGGGGTCGGTCATGA
- a CDS encoding AAA family ATPase — translation MTTYDDRASLTDLTTTAERVRRSVEGVIEGKPEVVRLSLTVLLAEGHLLIEDVPGVGKTMLAKALARSIDCSVRRIQFTPDLLPSDITGVSIFDQQRRDFEFKPGAIFAQIVIGDEINRASPKTQSALLESMEERQVTIDGQTYELPDPFMVVATQNPVEMEGTYPLPEAQRDRFMARVSIGYPSAEAELQMLDVHGGPSPLDDLQPVAHAHDIVKLIEAVRSVHVAEAVRRYAVELVSATRQHPDLRLGASPRATLHLLRAAKASAALSGRDYALPDDVQALAVAVLAHRLLPTAQAQLNRRTAEQVVTDILQRTPVPTSGGGATASAQPQHRPGGPVYGRQPGARRL, via the coding sequence GTGACGACCTATGACGATCGAGCGAGCCTCACAGATCTGACCACCACAGCCGAGCGGGTACGCAGGTCGGTCGAGGGTGTGATCGAGGGCAAGCCTGAGGTCGTACGGCTTTCGCTGACCGTGCTGCTCGCGGAGGGACACCTCCTGATCGAGGATGTGCCCGGCGTCGGCAAGACGATGCTGGCCAAGGCGCTGGCGCGGTCCATCGACTGCTCGGTGCGGCGCATCCAGTTCACGCCGGACCTGCTGCCCTCGGACATCACCGGGGTGTCGATCTTCGATCAGCAGCGACGGGACTTCGAGTTCAAGCCCGGCGCGATCTTCGCGCAGATCGTGATCGGCGACGAGATCAACCGCGCCTCGCCGAAGACCCAGTCGGCGCTGCTGGAGTCGATGGAGGAGCGCCAGGTCACCATCGACGGGCAGACCTACGAACTGCCCGATCCCTTCATGGTGGTGGCCACCCAGAACCCGGTGGAGATGGAGGGCACCTATCCCCTCCCCGAGGCGCAGCGCGACCGCTTCATGGCCCGTGTGTCCATCGGGTACCCGAGCGCCGAGGCGGAGCTCCAGATGCTCGACGTGCACGGCGGGCCGTCACCGCTGGACGACCTCCAACCGGTGGCGCACGCCCACGACATCGTGAAGCTGATCGAAGCGGTGCGCTCGGTCCACGTGGCGGAGGCCGTCCGCCGGTACGCGGTGGAACTGGTGTCCGCCACCCGTCAGCACCCGGACCTCAGACTGGGTGCCTCGCCGCGTGCGACCCTCCATCTGCTGCGGGCCGCCAAGGCGTCGGCCGCGCTGAGCGGGCGGGACTACGCCCTGCCGGACGACGTCCAGGCGCTGGCGGTCGCGGTGCTGGCCCACCGGCTGCTTCCCACGGCGCAGGCGCAGCTCAACCGGCGTACGGCCGAGCAGGTCGTGACGGACATCCTGCAGCGCACACCCGTGCCGACCTCGGGTGGCGGCGCCACCGCCTCCGCGCAGCCCCAGCACCGGCCCGGCGGCCCGGTGTACGGCCGGCAGCCCGGCGCCCGGCGCCTGTGA
- a CDS encoding beta-class carbonic anhydrase, translating into MSTSAQSSAETDSPTTSGASAGETVTDRLVGLNTHYAEAFTDPGMDARPVLKVAVVACMDARLDLHRALGLELGDCHTIRNAGGVVTDDVLRSLTISQRALGTRSIILIHHTNCGMESLTEGFRQELELEVGQRPAWAVEAYTDADQDVRQSMQRVRTSPFLLHTDDVRGFVFDVTTGKLREILPAS; encoded by the coding sequence ATGTCGACTTCTGCGCAGTCCTCCGCCGAGACCGATTCCCCCACCACCTCCGGTGCCTCTGCCGGAGAGACGGTCACCGATCGTCTGGTCGGCCTGAACACGCATTACGCGGAGGCGTTCACCGATCCGGGCATGGACGCGCGCCCCGTACTGAAGGTCGCCGTCGTCGCGTGCATGGACGCCCGCCTCGACCTCCACCGGGCGCTCGGCCTGGAGCTCGGCGACTGCCACACCATCCGTAACGCGGGCGGCGTGGTCACCGACGACGTGCTCCGCTCCCTGACCATCAGCCAGCGGGCGCTCGGCACCCGCAGCATCATCCTCATCCACCACACGAACTGCGGCATGGAGTCGCTGACCGAGGGATTCCGGCAGGAGCTGGAGCTCGAGGTCGGACAGCGCCCGGCGTGGGCGGTGGAGGCCTACACGGACGCCGACCAGGACGTCAGGCAGTCGATGCAGCGCGTGCGCACCTCGCCCTTCCTCCTGCACACGGACGACGTCCGCGGCTTCGTCTTCGACGTGACGACGGGCAAGCTGCGCGAGATCCTTCCCGCCTCCTGA
- the rsmH gene encoding 16S rRNA (cytosine(1402)-N(4))-methyltransferase RsmH — protein sequence MSQTRHVPVMLQRCLDLLAPALEATGPQPPVVVDCTLGLGGHSEALLAAFPAARLVALDRDKEALRLSGERLAPYGDRATLVHAVYDELPEVLDRLGIPKVQGVLFDLGVSSMQLDEADRGFAYAQDAPLDMRMDQTTGIGAAEVLNTYPPGELVRILRAYGEEKQAKRIVSAVVREREKEPFSNSARLVELIRDSLPQAAKRTGGNPAKRTFQALRIEVNGELTVLERAVPAAVRSLAVGGRIAVLSYHSLEDRLVKQVFAAGAANTAPPGLPVVPERYQPRLKLLTRGAELPTEEEVAENRRAAPARLRGAQRIREEER from the coding sequence TTGAGCCAGACCCGACACGTCCCGGTGATGCTCCAGCGATGCCTGGACCTGCTGGCCCCGGCTCTGGAGGCGACAGGACCGCAGCCCCCGGTCGTCGTCGACTGCACCCTCGGGCTCGGAGGCCACAGCGAAGCGCTGCTCGCCGCCTTCCCCGCGGCCCGGCTGGTCGCCCTGGACCGCGACAAGGAGGCGCTGAGGCTGTCCGGCGAGCGCCTCGCACCGTACGGCGACCGGGCCACCCTGGTGCACGCCGTCTACGACGAACTCCCCGAGGTCCTCGACCGGCTGGGCATCCCCAAGGTCCAGGGCGTGCTGTTCGACCTCGGTGTCTCCTCCATGCAGCTGGACGAGGCCGACCGCGGCTTCGCCTACGCCCAGGACGCGCCGCTCGACATGCGCATGGACCAGACGACCGGCATCGGCGCGGCCGAGGTGCTCAACACCTACCCGCCGGGCGAACTCGTGCGGATCCTGCGCGCGTACGGCGAGGAGAAGCAGGCCAAGCGCATCGTCTCGGCCGTCGTCCGTGAACGCGAGAAGGAACCCTTCAGCAACAGCGCCCGCCTCGTCGAGCTGATCCGTGACTCCCTGCCGCAGGCGGCCAAGCGCACCGGCGGCAATCCGGCCAAGCGCACCTTCCAGGCTCTGCGCATCGAGGTCAACGGTGAACTCACCGTCCTGGAGCGGGCCGTTCCGGCCGCGGTCCGGAGCCTCGCGGTCGGTGGCCGGATCGCCGTCCTCTCGTACCACTCCCTCGAGGACCGCCTGGTCAAGCAGGTCTTCGCGGCCGGCGCGGCCAACACGGCTCCGCCCGGACTGCCCGTCGTACCCGAGCGCTACCAGCCCCGGCTGAAGCTGCTGACCCGCGGAGCCGAACTGCCCACCGAGGAGGAGGTCGCCGAGAACCGGCGCGCCGCCCCCGCCAGGCTGCGCGGCGCCCAGCGCATCCGCGAGGAGGAGCGATGA